In one Paraburkholderia megapolitana genomic region, the following are encoded:
- a CDS encoding LysR family transcriptional regulator: MDHSTLEIFCAVAEELSITRAAQRLGRVQSNVTTRVQQLEEELGVTLFVRENKRMQLSPQGEKFLGYAKGMLALAEEARQILRPGQPEGLLRIGAMESTVASRLPEPLARYHQMWPGVQLRLSTAPSRQLIDALKDRTLDCAFAALPLSTGETPQDLAELGLTGVRVYTEQLVLVLPPDHPTVREASDLRIHSLAAFKQGCTYRSIAEDWLRSQPTDTVIDIQEVGSYHAMLACVASGSCISFIPRSVIELAPETTRLRQKPIGNADTWMIWRNGYETPALSALREALALAHD; the protein is encoded by the coding sequence ATGGATCACTCGACTCTGGAAATTTTTTGCGCCGTTGCGGAGGAGCTCAGCATCACCCGGGCAGCCCAGCGGCTCGGCCGGGTGCAGTCCAACGTCACGACGCGCGTTCAACAGCTCGAAGAAGAACTCGGCGTGACGCTGTTCGTGCGGGAAAACAAGAGAATGCAGTTGTCACCGCAGGGTGAAAAATTTCTCGGCTACGCAAAGGGGATGCTGGCGCTGGCAGAAGAAGCGCGTCAGATACTTCGCCCCGGGCAACCCGAAGGTCTGCTGCGCATAGGGGCAATGGAAAGCACGGTCGCGAGCCGTCTGCCGGAGCCGCTCGCTCGCTATCACCAGATGTGGCCTGGCGTGCAGCTTCGGTTGAGTACCGCCCCGTCTCGCCAGCTCATCGATGCATTGAAAGATCGCACGCTCGACTGCGCATTCGCGGCGCTTCCGCTCTCAACCGGTGAGACGCCGCAGGACCTGGCCGAACTGGGGCTGACGGGAGTTCGGGTCTACACCGAGCAACTGGTGCTGGTGTTGCCGCCGGACCACCCGACGGTACGAGAGGCGTCCGATTTGAGAATCCATTCTCTCGCGGCGTTTAAACAGGGCTGCACCTATCGATCGATCGCGGAAGACTGGTTGCGTTCGCAACCGACCGACACCGTCATCGATATCCAGGAGGTCGGTTCGTATCACGCCATGCTGGCTTGTGTCGCTTCGGGCTCGTGCATCAGTTTTATCCCACGCAGCGTGATCGAACTGGCGCCCGAAACAACCCGGCTACGCCAGAAGCCAATCGGCAACGCCGATACATGGATGATCTGGCGCAACGGCTATGAAACACCTGCGCTTAGCGCATTGCGCGAAGCGTTAGCGTTAGCCCATGACTGA